CTCTCCGTGGCTTGCCTTTGCCGGGCTGCTCGCCTTTTCAACCTACAGCAATGCTTCAGAGAGTGGTCCGGAACAACTTCGTATTGGGTATCAAAAGGGATCGGTCAGCATGGTGCTGGCCAAAAGCCACCAGCTGCTGGAAAAGCAGTATCCGAAGACCAAAGTCTCGTGGGTGGAATTTCCTGCCGGGCCACAAATGCTTGAGGCGCTGAACGTTGGCAGCATCGATATAGGCAGTACGGGAGACATCCCGCCGATCTTTGCCCAGGCCGCAGGGGCCGATCTGTTGTACGTGGGCGCCGAGCCGCCCAAACCTCAGGCAGAAGTGATCCTGGTGCCGGAAAATAGCCCGCTGAAAACCGTTGCCGATTTAAAAGGTCATAAAATCGCCTTCCAGAAGGGCTCCAGTTCGCACAACCTGGTGCTGCGCGCGCTGCAGAAAGCCGGGCTGAAATTTTCCGATATTCAGCCCGCTTACCTGACTCCGGCCGACGCGCGGGCTGCTTTTCAGCAGGGCAACGTAGACGCCTGGGCCATCTGGGATCCGTACTATTCGGCGGCGCTGCTAAACGGCGGCGTCCGCGTCTTAACCGACGGCAGCGAGCTTAATCAGACCGGATCTTTCTATTTAGCCTCGCGCCCTTATGCGCAGGCCAATGGCGTATTTCTCCAGCAGGTGCTGAAAGCCTTTAGCGACGCCGATACGCTTACCCGCACCCAGCGAACGGAAAGCGTCTCGCTGCTCGCCAAAACAATGGGCCTGCCGGAGCCGGTGATCGCCAGTTATCTCGACCATCGTCCCCCCTCTGAAATTACACCGGTAAACGAATCCACCGCGGCTAAACAGCAAAACACCGCGGATCTATTTTATGAAAACCACCTTGTTCCGAAGAAAGTCGATATTCGCACCCGCATCTGGCAGCCCACCGGCACGACACAAGGAGCTAAGTCATGAGTCTGAATCTGTTCTGGTTTTTACCTACCCACGGTGATGGTCACTATCTTGGCAGCGAGACAGGTGCTCGCCCGGTTGACTACGGCTATCTGCAGCAAATCGCGCAGGCAGCCGATCGCATCGGCTTTACCGGCGTGCTGATCCCGACCGGACGCTCCTGCGAGGATGCCTGGCTGGTTGCCGCCTCAATGATCCCCGTAACCCAGCGGCTTAAATTTTTAGTCGCCCTGCGCCCGA
This region of Cedecea lapagei genomic DNA includes:
- a CDS encoding sulfonate ABC transporter substrate-binding protein, which gives rise to MFNLLKRRSPWLAFAGLLAFSTYSNASESGPEQLRIGYQKGSVSMVLAKSHQLLEKQYPKTKVSWVEFPAGPQMLEALNVGSIDIGSTGDIPPIFAQAAGADLLYVGAEPPKPQAEVILVPENSPLKTVADLKGHKIAFQKGSSSHNLVLRALQKAGLKFSDIQPAYLTPADARAAFQQGNVDAWAIWDPYYSAALLNGGVRVLTDGSELNQTGSFYLASRPYAQANGVFLQQVLKAFSDADTLTRTQRTESVSLLAKTMGLPEPVIASYLDHRPPSEITPVNESTAAKQQNTADLFYENHLVPKKVDIRTRIWQPTGTTQGAKS